The following proteins are co-located in the Manihot esculenta cultivar AM560-2 chromosome 9, M.esculenta_v8, whole genome shotgun sequence genome:
- the LOC110622623 gene encoding carnosine N-methyltransferase isoform X4: MNAYFIYNMLQAFEPPLDMSQDMDGCEDSHLEHALHDNLFSEGNCCSSQSTSATGMHCSKPGGACCGQGNNTMCRSPDGVTTDEEVQIEGCCEPATGSDRGSLQNSQTTVELAEKYHSDSNGNDALSHHDWLDPSLQFNVPLVDVDKVRCIIRNIVRDWANEGQKERDQCYKPILDELDSLFPNRSKDSPPMCLVPGAGLGRLALEISGLGFVSQGNEFSYYMMICSSFILNHTRAAGEWTIHPWIHSNCNSLSDSDQLRPVSIPDIVPASAGITEGFSMCGGDFVEVYSDPSQVGVWDAVVTCFFIDTAHNIIEYIEIISRILKDGGIWINLGPLLYHFADTYGQDEMSIELSLEDVKRVALYYGFQLEKESRIETTYTTNQRSMMQNRYFTAFWTMRKMSTATEKKQSTE; this comes from the exons ATGAATGCTTACTTCATATATAACATGCTTCAG GCATTTGAACCTCCCTTGGATATGAGCCAAGACATGGATGGTTGTGAGGACTCGCACCTTGAACATGCCCTGCATGATAATCTATTCAGTGAGGGGAATTGCTGCTCCAGTCAGTCTACCTCAGCTACTGGAATGCATTGTTCCAAACCTGGTGGAGCCTGTTGTGGTCAAGGAAACAACACAATGTGCAGGTCACCAGATGGGGTGACAACTGATGAG GAGGTGCAAATTGAAGGCTGCTGTGAGCCTGCTACTGGGAGCGATCGAGGAAGCTTGCAAAATAGTCAAACAACAGTTGAACTTGCTGAAAAATATCACTCTGACTCCAATGGAAAT GATGCTTTGTCACATCATGATTGGTTGGATCCATCACTCCAGTTTAATGTTCCCTTGGTTGATGTTGATAAG GTCCGATGTATAATAAGGAATATAGTAAGAGACTGGGCAAATGAG GGACAAAAAGAACGTGATCAGTGCTACAAGCCTATTCTTGATGAGCTTGATTCTTTATTTCCTAACCGCAGCAAGGATAG TCCTCCTATGTGTTTAGTTCCTGGTGCTGGTCTTGGGCGGTTGGCCTTGGAGATCTCCGGTTTGG GTTTTGTAAGCCAGGGAAATGAATTTTCATACTATATGATGATATGCTCAAGTTTTATTCTTAATCA CACTCGGGCTGCTGGAGAGTGGACTATACATCCTTGGATCCACAGCAATTGCAATTCACTTTCAGACAGTGACCAGCTTCGTCCTGTTTCGATTCCTGATATTGTTCCAGCAAG TGCAGGGATTACTGAAGGTTTCTCCATGTGTGGTGGAGACTTTGTTGAAGTATACAGTGATCCAAGTCAAGTAG GAGTATGGGATGCAGTTGTAACTTGTTTTTTTATTGATACGGCACACAACATTATTGAATACATagaaatcatatcaaggattcTGAAAGATGGAGGA ATTTGGATAAATTTGGGACCCCTACTATATCATTTTGCAGATACGTATGGGCAAGAT GAGATGTCCATTGAATTGAGTTTGGAAGATGTAAAGAGAGTTGCATTATATTATGGGTTTCAATTGGAG AAGGAAAGCAGAATTGAGACAACTTACACAACAAATCAACGTTCAATGATGCAA